The DNA sequence TCCTCTCGGgtcctaattttttttaaaagataaacaCGACCCGAGACAGACCAGATGAAATTAGACCCAAGTCCGACCTGACCGCATTTATTTTCGAACCCGACTGGACCCGAACGTAAACGCCATTGACGTGTGCACATCCTGCAGCCCCGCATTGGTCCGTAAAAATCCTGGGGTCCTGCTGACTGATTTGGCCGCTGCTCCATTACTTTCATTcagtttatttacttattagcctattactttatatttttgccTGCCTGATGGCTACATGTTATTTCTGAGTTTGGCTTTCAATTGTAACCAGtggatttgaaatataaacgtgatagttttataaaaattaaattgataGGTTAATAAATCACGGATTTGTCTGCAACGTTATTTACCTCATCTCCGGTGAAGGGCTTCTGCACACAAAAATTTCCTGATGGATCTCATATCTATAAGATGGATTTCTGAGGTTACAAACGTATGTTCCTTTTTTACGTGCGTTTctcaaaaatttatttaacgCATCTgggaaagtttaaaagaatttaGGTCTAATCGGGTCCATTTGggaaaagcacatttattttaattacccgAGATCTGAGGCTGCTAATACCGAACCCGACCCGTGTCCGAGGCACTGGTAGAAGTTTTGGACCCGAACCCACTCGGGTCTTGGGTCGGACATCAGGTTTTCGGATCCAAGTGGACCCATGAAGATCTCTAATTCAAAcacgagttttgagcagtgtagagtagcgcttgttgtttgtcgtttataaataataatgttctttttagcaacgtcatatgacccctttaaattcgaatctttggatggaaacatacctaatggaagcaatcaaaaatCAACAAGAGcacaatgatatgcaagtgctatcgcaagtctcagttagcctaatgTAGTACACgaagcaaggtttttttttttttttagaattaaaatgataaattagaattttttttttttttttttagaaacccAGTACAGCTTCCTCCTTGCCTTATTAGGGTCTTTAAGGATGAGGTATTTGCCCTCCTCCAGCTTGCGACAGATGTCGATCACACAGCGCAGGATGCCCCAGGCATTCTCCATGCTCAGGTTAATTTGGCTGGCAAACTCGTTGGGCTTGAACTGCTGTGTGCCCAAGACGACATGCCTAGATGAGTCCTTGACATGATAACGGGAGACGTAcctaaaaaaagaacaatatgCAGTGAGAAATCAGATAGGAAATTACTTGGAAAAAAATCAACATCACGCTAATATAATGAGCATTATGAAGTTTCTTTATTAActatttattaacttttattagggtacaaaaaaaaaaaaaaaaaaacaggaggaCATGATGGTATTTACTATTTTTGCACACCAGAGGCTTTTAAATGAATTGTGAATCTAAAATATGTGTGTTAGAGAACGTACAAATGGTTAACAGTGTTTATGTCCTATCAGTCCgtcagaaaaaaactgttctgggctttttttttttttttttttagctagttACTTAGTTGTTATTCTTGGCTGGATAACTAACAGGATTTAAAagccctttaaaattaaatatgtacacAGTTTGGTTTAAATGAAAGTACAGTTAAATTTTATCTCCTGTAtaaactttacaataagatacCATTCATTGACATGACTTCATGTTATTATCCAACATCAAATTACAGTGAGtgaacaatatatttaattaataaacattaattaatgtttgtgaatgctatttaattaaaacactcaatcattcatgtttgttcattgtgcattaaataattttaacagattcaatatttgattttatatattagtacatttttaaattaacccCAAGAAGAATAATTGCTATATAACTATTGTTTATCGATAGGTCATGTTATCTAACAAAtggaatcttattgtaaagtgtttttaatactACAGTTTCCTTCTATTTGATATACACGTgtcttaaaatatatgtaatattatcTAAATTTATCATAAAAGCTGAGGTTATTTActgaaaagttatattttagctGGAGTCAATGATCTAATGTTGCATTTGGTCAGACTCAGCCCATTGATTTacttatattatgttatattttccttttacaGCTGCAGGCTGAGGAAGATCATGAAGCACACCAGCAAACCCTAAAGCAGACAACAGTTTTTCCAGCGGCAGCAGAAATTTGACGACAAActtttgggtgaaacttgtttacttcCCCATACTTTTACTTGTGGAAAaactttaaacaatttaaaataagcataaagaatggcattgatttttgtacagtttatttttgtttaacattaataaaaaaagttttttttttaattggcatgtttttgtgttttgatttGGTACCCGAAATTGGTAcagagaaccgtggattttcactggtattggtaccgaatactgaaattttggtaccgtgacaacactagaaACGGTTATATGCTACTCACCCTAACTTGAGGTACTCAGATCCCGCGAGAATAGCACAGCAGGTCCAACGGGCCAATTTGTAACTGTTGTTCTTCAGCTCTGTGGCCAGAACCGCTCCTCTCTGGGAATCCAGTTTCTGTCTCCAGTCCACTCCGTTGCAGTACTGTAAAGAACACAGAATTAGATCACCTGTATCTCTGAAACGACCAAATTCAATTATCCAGCTCTCTTTCTGAGTCTTACTCTGGAGTCCCACTCATTCAGGGTCTTGACATTGATGAAAGAGACTTCTCCGTTTGCGCCGGTCATCACTCCATCATGCTCACAGCGCACAATGAGGTCAATGTCATCCCCGAGCTTCCACCTCCGGTACCTGAGAATCAGTCAGATAAGGTCACTATTTCGAATTTTACATACTTTGTTAGCAATTAGTAATCccttataaaatatgtaaatatataatccCTTATAATACGCATCATCATTCTTAGGCTGTTCAAACAGCACTCAAATATATCACAACTTTAGGCTCAAACACCATGTAAATTCTGCAACAAAACAAGTCAAACCTGATTTAAAGCTAcataaggagaaaaaaaaaaaaatagtaaagaaaaacatttaccaTGAACAAATTTCATGGTAAATGTTATCTATTTATAAAGCTCAGCACAAACCTGTAGGCAACAGATGCCAcctcactcttctccgtgtcctCCTCAACAAATGGGTTAGGATTGGGGAACTTGTACCTCTCTCCTCCCTGACACcaaagcaacaaaaaaaatattcacacaAATATCTTTGTCTGAAATGGAATATGGATCATTCATGAATCGTTTTAATGGCCGGTTTACTGTGGAAAACACAAGCGTACCATTCTGAGGCACTGCTGGCTGAAGTTGTGGTTGATGTAGGTGGCCTCCATGGCCAGGTTTCGGGGGGAGTTGAGGGAACTGCCCTCGTCCTGAGGCGGCTCATTCGCAGTCTCACTCACAGTAAGCAGGTCTATCAGGgagaaaatgtttaaactttaaaactgCACACATGCACAGATATTGCTTTATGCAACAACACCACACATAATTGAATTATCAGGgcttgacagtttttttttttttaccagtaaTCAGTCATTTTCAATGACCCAACTAAACAATTTCAAGTATTTTTATCTCTGGCATAAAtgttgctaaaaataaaaatatttctaacattttcatttttgcaacaTTTGAAGTcagataaatgtttttcaataaATGTTTAAGGTTAGAGTTAATAAACatctgtaattatttttaaatatatctaatGAAATAAGCCTGTAAGTTCTACAATTTCCAGCTTTCATTGCAGATTAACCTAACACCATGACAGTTATATTTCATAAACATGAAGATGACATGATTCATAAAATTTCTTACATTCAGTATTTAGAATGACTGATAGTGccaagatttatatatataaaaaaaaaattacaaatttggCAAAACCTCATCTGTTAGCCAGCTTGATACCTTTACTTTGGTGACATATTTAGAAATCTGCTGAATTTGCAAATAGACTGCTCAAAAACTAGTAATGAATAAattcatgtaaaaatgaaaagcacTCTTGCGTTAAATCAGAATATGGCCAGCATAAAGACTCTACAGCCTTTGACATCCATCGAAATGAGGCACACTCATCTGAAGTACATGCTACATGCTTACCAAAATCAGAGTTGTCTCTCTTGTCAAAAAAGAGCTTGTTTCCCACACGTTGAACGATGATATCCCAGGAGTTCACTGAGCGTGTGCAGCACATCAGAGTTGCCAGGATGGCATCAGTGGCAAACACATTGCCCTGGGTTTTTGCCAACTGTGGATGTCATTTTCAGAACAAAATAAATTAGCATTGCCACTTACAACATATATAAGATTGTCAGGCACAAGCAGTGGCAACTGAAGTGATCGTGTGCGAGTGTGCATTGGAGTACCTTGCGGATCACAGGGTCATCAGTGGTGGTAACGGTGTGGAAGATCCTCTTGATGCTCTTGAGTGGTTTTTCATTGCGTGTGGTGACGCGATCGAAAGCCTTGTCGTAGTGCTCAAGAGCTCCACAGCACTCACTGAGAAAAAGAAAGTCAATGAAGGACTCCCTCGAGAGCAACACGCTCGTACAAAATGATCTGTCAGTGACATGAGTAACGTCAGAGTGCTTACATGTCAGCCGGGTCGGCCACATCCATGTATCTCATTTTCATGAGTCTGGGGAAGTCCATCTCCTCCTTCACCTCCCAGTCACTGCGCACCTCCACAGAGGAGTCCCTGGGCTTGAGCTGGGCCTGAGGTCACGGGAGAAGAGTCCCAATGAATGTAGAATCATATTTAGCCAAGGACAGTGCAGGAAAGTGAAAAGCACCAGGAGTTTTGTATCCAGTTGATACTGAAACTCAATACTAAAACTAGGGGTGGGCAATATGACTAAAATCTTATGACAAAGggaatcattttatttcatgataactatcacaatatagttatttttgcttgaACTAATTTGTTACACattggttacactttactttgaggtgtccttgttacagtgcaataatacatttaagtactgaataatattaattaactacgtGTACtttatggttaggattagggttacttgcatgtaattatgcataatttattattatagcaAGTACATTTAACGTGTAACATTACCAaatttttcatataaatttcATAATTCGACTAGGAAATTGGTACAAAAACATAGCAAAAACTAATGCTAGTCTAAGTaaagcaaatttattaaaaaaaataataattaagcttatttaaaacaaatagaCAGTAATAAAATAGGAACAAAAACTGTACCAACAGAAACTAATTATGAGCAATAggacaaataaatacaacagaACAAAGACGTGAATGAAACAGTACTTTAAGTTTTTCAGGAAAGTCTAGCTATCAGAAATATGAAATACTTCTAATCATCAAATGCTAAAACAAAACATCATAGGTTTCACTGTACGAATTAAATATAGATTGGGGGGGATGAATGAAGTCAAATACTGAAAGACGACGATGGTAAAACACGACTGGTAGTAACTGTGCAAAAAAATTAAGACTGAGATAAGAAAATTACAGTGGAGGTGAAATGCTGTGGTGCTGGAGATCtaagaaaaaatgaaatgagatGAAACAGATGAATTTCATACCTGCGACTTCTGATCCCACTTCTGCCGAACTCCAAATTGCTTCTGGAATTTCTTCTGCAAGCGCATTCGATCCCTATTCCGAGAAAGATAAGGGTGAGTGCATGTTGACAGGTCACAACTAAATGTTTTAGTGTTTTCCCCTCTACTGGGTAAGCAGAACTCACCTTTCCTTCTGCTTGGCGCTCTTAGGCAGGGTCTGCATGTTGAACTGAGTAAGTGTCCTGCGATCTTTGTCTCTCCGAAGATTCCTCTGTAAAACAGAAGCACAACATATGATAAAGACTTAGAAATGAAAGAACATGGAGATAAAGAGAGAGGTTTTAGTGAACCCACCTGAGCGAACCGCATACGGTTCCTCTGATAGGCGGTCTTCTGAGTCTTGGCAGTATCCACCAACTGGAAGCTGGTCTCATCCTCCTCATGGAAATAAGCATACTGACTGCCGCCACCAAACTGAGATGAGTATTTATCTAAACAGAACAGAGAACAACCATTCTGACTGATAAGTGACTTTAGCAAAAAAGAAAGGTCATTTTGCCCAATAAAGCAACTGCTCTTGGgtgaacacaaataaaaaataaatgtgcaaacaCTCACTTGTATATCTCTTATCCTGGTATGTTGCACCAGTCCAGTCGGCTACCTGtgtacaaaaataattacaattaactttttttgaaaaaaaaaaaaaaattatgatcgTCATAATAGGATTTAGATAGCAAACGTAATAGGATTGAGCAAGGAATATTAAAGAGAATTCACCTTTCCCAGTCGGTCTCCCTTACTGAAAGGCTGGTAGGGCATGTCTTTAAATTTCTCAGGAACAGCACAAGGACCCCATCCTGATGGGTTGTCCTGGATCACAGGTGCATGGAACTTAGCCAttgccttaaaaaaaacaaaaaaaaacaacaacaattagtGGTATAAAATAAGGCACCACTTAAGAACAtttctatatattatatttgataaatataCTTCTATTCTCCCTTCTGTCTCTTATATCTCGATATTATAACACTGGATTTTGACTAAGCATTACCAACATAAGCAGTAAATTAAGTGCAAAAAGTAAAGCTGTTGTATGATAGCATATTATGACACAATATAACGATACACAACGGATGAACAGTATGGCCTActgttaacaataataaaagcagaactacaaaaaaataataaaaacaactatGTAATAAATGTTGTGTTAGGTAAGCaggtatttaaataaaaattataatagtctTAACATGGCTTTTATCattgaaaaacaaat is a window from the Onychostoma macrolepis isolate SWU-2019 chromosome 03, ASM1243209v1, whole genome shotgun sequence genome containing:
- the eif3d gene encoding eukaryotic translation initiation factor 3 subunit D produces the protein MAKFHAPVIQDNPSGWGPCAVPEKFKDMPYQPFSKGDRLGKVADWTGATYQDKRYTNKYSSQFGGGSQYAYFHEEDETSFQLVDTAKTQKTAYQRNRMRFAQRNLRRDKDRRTLTQFNMQTLPKSAKQKERDRMRLQKKFQKQFGVRQKWDQKSQAQLKPRDSSVEVRSDWEVKEEMDFPRLMKMRYMDVADPADIECCGALEHYDKAFDRVTTRNEKPLKSIKRIFHTVTTTDDPVIRKLAKTQGNVFATDAILATLMCCTRSVNSWDIIVQRVGNKLFFDKRDNSDFDLLTVSETANEPPQDEGSSLNSPRNLAMEATYINHNFSQQCLRMGGERYKFPNPNPFVEEDTEKSEVASVAYRYRRWKLGDDIDLIVRCEHDGVMTGANGEVSFINVKTLNEWDSRYCNGVDWRQKLDSQRGAVLATELKNNSYKLARWTCCAILAGSEYLKLGYVSRYHVKDSSRHVVLGTQQFKPNEFASQINLSMENAWGILRCVIDICRKLEEGKYLILKDPNKQVIRVYSLPDGTFSSDEDEEEDDEDEEEDEEDEDN